The DNA window TGGCGGCAGCGGGCGTTCTTCCCCTTTGAGGATAGTGACCATAATGCGAAAGAGGTGCTCCTCATCGTCATACAACGTCGGGGCGTGGAGCAGGGGGCGATGAAGCGCGGGGGGGATGAGTTCCGGGTAGCTGAGCCGGTTCGGCAGCAGCGGGTGGCAGCCGCAATAGATGGCTTCCTGGATGGCGATGCCAAAGAACTCGTGGATCGCCGTCGATACGATCACGTCGGCGCGGTGAAGCAGGGTGCTGTATTCCTCGAAGTTTTCGGCGTAACCGTAGTGTAGGATCTGATCGGCATACCGCTCGAACGCTTTCTGAAACTCGTACGGTTGCTCTTCGAAGTGTTCGCCGGCGAGGATGAGCTTGAAGTCGCAGCCGACATCGTCCAACCGGTTCATCAGGCGGAAAAACGCCTCGGGGTTTTTGTCGTATTCCCATCGCTGATTCCACAGTACAATGGGGACATTCGAATGCATCCGGCCTCGGGGGCTCAGGTGTTTTCGGTATGCATCGTGGGCCCGAAGGTCCATCCCCAGATGAAGCACACTGCTTTTCCGGCGAATCTCCTGGACCCCGTTGAGGTGGTTGTAGTCGGGAAACGTACGCAGGAGCACGGGCAGCGCCTCCATGAACTCCTCGTAGTGGAAACGCGAGTTAAACACGATGCGATCCGCCGCGAGACACGAGAGGTAGTTCAGGTACGCGTAGGTATTGTCTCGCTCGACGCCGGGACGCAGCGGGTACGTCAGCTGGTTCTCGTGGAGGTAGAGCACGACCGGGACGTCGCCCAGGTGGGGCCGGGTGAGGGCCAGGAACGCCGGCACGTTGAGCATGTCCGTCGCAAAAATGACATCCGGCTTACCCTCTTTCTCGATTGATTCGAGGGCCTTGCGCGCCATGGTGACGGCGCCGCCGTGCATGCGCCACTTCCAGAAGCGGGCGGTCATGGTGAGCGGATGGAAGGTGTGCCGACTGTGCCGGATCAACCCGTCGAGAAAGTTGCGGTGCGATCCGCCATACCAGGGTTCGATCGCCAGAACATTCAGGGGCGTTTCACGCATGCGTACTCGGGAATGTGCGCAGAACTCAGAAAATAAACAGCTAGAGGGTATGTTCGACAGGCCACAAGCGTCTAGGAAGGGAGATCACGTGTCCTCGCCACGGGTCTCCTGGGCGGCTTCGATCTCACGAATCAGAACTTCCTCTTCCTCGATCGTGGTGGGCCGCACGATGCTGACGGCGCGCACCTGCAGTTTTTCCCGCAGGTCGCCATCGCGAACCTCCTCGGCCGTAACCGCCTTTTCCTCCCCGGGGTTGAGCCGCAGCGGCCTGGTCTTCATGGCGATGTCCACAGGACGGGAATTCGTATTCTTTATCACCATCCCCCGGCGCTGCTTGGAGATTGACATATCGTGCACCTGATTGGTAGGATCGAAAACTGATGAGGCGGAACAGTATACGACTTTCCGGTTGGTTTAGGGCGAATCCGTCCGGCGCTCTACATCCTTTTCACAGAATGGTGTGGCAATCGGCCCTGGGGCTTGTATTTCCCACATTTTGTGCGGCCTGTGGCGCGCGCGTCATCGACCGCCTGCTACCGCTGTGTACGCCTTGCCTGCGTGGCATGCCACGAGCGGAGGCCGATGTGATCCGCACCCAGTTCGACCGCCTCCCCGCGGAGGCCGGCCGGCCGGACTCCACGTTTGCCATGTGGACGTTCGTAAAAGGCGGCGCCATCCAGCATCTCCAACACGCCCTCAAATACGGCAACCGCCCCCTGTACGGGCATGATTTGGGACGATTGCTCGCCCCGGCGCTGGCCGAGCATCTCAACAGCCAGATGGCCGACTTCCGGATCGACGGTATCGTCCCGGTGCCGCTGCATCCCGCCCGATTACTCGAACGCGGGTATAACCAGAGCCAATACCTGGCCGAAGGAATCGCTGCCGGCCTCGCCCTCCCCCCGCCGGCCCAGGTGCTTCGCCGCGGCCGGCGCACGCGCACGCAAACCACGCTCGGCGTCGCGGCCCGCTGGGGCAACGTAGCCGGCGCGTTCGAAACCGCCTCCCCGTTGCCGGACGGCCTGGAAAACGTGGTCCTGGTAGACGACGTGCTCACGACGGGCGCCACCGCGTCGGCCGCGGCGGTGGCGTTGCGAGTCGCCGGCGTGCGCCACGTACATCTGGCCACGCTGGCCTTTGCCGCCTCCGGATGACGCTCCCGCTCACCGACCGGCGTCTACCGCCAGTTGGCGGGCGCACCAACGCGCCTCGTCGGCGTTGTTCGTCGCCACGATTAGCATGCCTCCCCGCGCCAGGTGGGTCTCCATCACCTCGCGCACCATGGCCACGCCCCGGCTGTCGAGGTTGGTCGTCGGCTCATCCAACAACAATAACGGAGGATCTGCCAGGAGCGCGGCCGCATACTTGACGCGCACCTTCATGCCGGACGAATAGGTGGCCACGCGGTCGTCCGCGCGGTCGGCGAGTTGGACGAGATCCAGCACGTCCGCGATACGCGCCGCTCCGCCGGCGAGCCGGCGCGCCGAAGCCAGGAAATCCAGGTTCTCACGCGCCGAGAAGCCATCGTACACGTTCAAGTAGGGCGCCACGAAGCCGGTCCGGAGCGGGTGGGTATCGCGATCCACGACCGCTCCTTCGATGGCCATCCGCACCTCCCCTTCCGTGGGCTGCAGGAGCCGCGCGAGAATACGGAGGAGCGTGGATTTGCCCGACCCGTTCGGCCCCGTGACGGCCAGCGACTCGCCTCCGTGCAGGTCGAACGCGATCCTGCGAAACAACCAGCGCCGGCCAAACCGCCGGCCAACATCCACCACCGTCAATCGATTAATGGGCACGCTTCTGTTCACCTGTCGTTAATAACCTGGTCACGGACGGGAGAGCACGGCGTCCGAGCGCCGGCGACAGACGGAGTATACGCTAAAATAGGATGGATTAGATGTTCGGGGTTCCCCTCTGCCACAGGGCTGTCACCGCGTGATGGTATCCTGGCTGGTCGACTTCCCCGAGAGCCCATATGCGCATGATTTCCGAAACAGTCTCGAATACTGGCTCAACAACCGGGACCAATACGTCCTCCGATGTCGCCCTGTACGGCGCGGACTCGACGCCGCGCCTGGTGGCCGTGCACCCGATCGGGCTCGATCAGTCGACGCCGGCGCGGGTCGTGTTGTACACCCGGACGGCCGACGGGCAGCGCATCGAAACCGACGAGGCACCGCTGTATCCATTCTTTTTTGTGTCGGACATCGAGTTGCTTGCCGGTTTTCCCCAGGCCCGGTACCGCAGCCAGCCGCTGGCCGGCCCCAACCCGTATCGGCACCTCGTGGTGTTTCAATCCTGGGCCGCCTACCGGGACGCGCTCCGCCACGCCGAGCGCATGGCCGCGCAGGCCGGCGTGGCGCACCCACTGTACCTCGTCCCGAATCCCAGCCAGCAGTACCTCATCCAGACCGGCCGGACGTTGTTTAAAGCGATGGGGTTTGACGATTTGCACCGCCTCCAGCTGGATATCGAGGTGTACTCTTCCCATGGCTTTCCCCAGGCCACAAGGCCGGAGGACGAAATCATCCTCATTGCGCTTTCGGACAACCGGGGCTGGCGCCACATGGTCGACCGCCGGACACTGACCGAGCAGGAGATGCTCCTCGCGATGGTGGCCCTCATCCAGGAACGCGACCCCGACGTCATCGAGGGGCATAATATTTTTGCGTTCGACTTCGCCTACATCATGCAGCGGTGTGTCCTGCACCGGGTCCCGCTGGCCATCGGCCGGGACGGCCGGCCGCCGCGGGTCTTCCCGTCCAGCATCCGCTTCGCCGAGCGCGCGATCGACTTCCCGGCGCTCGAGATCGCCGGCCGCCACGTGGTGGACACTTACTTTCTGGTGATGGCCTTCGATGTCATCAAGCGCGACCTGCCCGGTTACGGCCTGAAGGCGGCCGCGAAGTACTTCGGATTCGCCGGCCCCGACCGCACCTATATCGCCGGCGACGATATCAGCCGCGTCTGGCGT is part of the Rhodothermales bacterium genome and encodes:
- the ccmA gene encoding heme ABC exporter ATP-binding protein CcmA gives rise to the protein MPINRLTVVDVGRRFGRRWLFRRIAFDLHGGESLAVTGPNGSGKSTLLRILARLLQPTEGEVRMAIEGAVVDRDTHPLRTGFVAPYLNVYDGFSARENLDFLASARRLAGGAARIADVLDLVQLADRADDRVATYSSGMKVRVKYAAALLADPPLLLLDEPTTNLDSRGVAMVREVMETHLARGGMLIVATNNADEARWCARQLAVDAGR
- a CDS encoding DUF3524 domain-containing protein encodes the protein MRETPLNVLAIEPWYGGSHRNFLDGLIRHSRHTFHPLTMTARFWKWRMHGGAVTMARKALESIEKEGKPDVIFATDMLNVPAFLALTRPHLGDVPVVLYLHENQLTYPLRPGVERDNTYAYLNYLSCLAADRIVFNSRFHYEEFMEALPVLLRTFPDYNHLNGVQEIRRKSSVLHLGMDLRAHDAYRKHLSPRGRMHSNVPIVLWNQRWEYDKNPEAFFRLMNRLDDVGCDFKLILAGEHFEEQPYEFQKAFERYADQILHYGYAENFEEYSTLLHRADVIVSTAIHEFFGIAIQEAIYCGCHPLLPNRLSYPELIPPALHRPLLHAPTLYDDEEHLFRIMVTILKGEERPLPPETLHDIPERLDWRVHARVYDAMLEDAVTAGSSVGASIGTSAGASR
- a CDS encoding phosphoribosyltransferase family protein, with the translated sequence MPRAEADVIRTQFDRLPAEAGRPDSTFAMWTFVKGGAIQHLQHALKYGNRPLYGHDLGRLLAPALAEHLNSQMADFRIDGIVPVPLHPARLLERGYNQSQYLAEGIAAGLALPPPAQVLRRGRRTRTQTTLGVAARWGNVAGAFETASPLPDGLENVVLVDDVLTTGATASAAAVALRVAGVRHVHLATLAFAASG